The stretch of DNA CTGTGCGTCGTAGCCGAAGTGGATTGAAAGATCCTAAGCGTCCGACAGGCTGTTTCATCTTCGCCGGTCCAACTGGTGTTGGTAAGACTTTGCTTGCCAAGGCACTGGCTGAATACATGTTCGGTGACGCAGACGCGCTCGTGCAAATTGACATGTCCGAATACATGGAAAAGCACAACGTTAGTCGTCTCGTCGGTGCCCCTCCCGGATTTGTAGGCTACGAAGAAGGCGGTCAACTGACCGAGAAAATTCGTCGTCGCCCGTACGCGGTTGTGCTCTTTGACGAAATCGAAAAAGCTCACCCCGACGTGTTCAACATGATGCTTCAGGTAATGGAAGAAGGTCGTTTGACCGATTCGTTCGGCCGAAACGTTGACTTCCGAAACACGATCTTGATCATGACCACCAATGCCGGTGCTGAAGCGATCAAGAACGAATCTTCGTTCGGTTTCCAAAAGCCAGACGATGATGCAAGTTACGATTCAATGAAGGCTCGCGTGATGGATCAAATCCAACGCGTCTTCCGACCTGAGTTCCTTAACCGATTGGATGATACGATTATCTTCCGTCACTTAAGCAAGGAAGACCTTAAGAGCGTCATCGACTTCGAATTATCGAAGGTTCGTGAGCGATTGCTTGACCGTGGATTGCATCTTGAACTGACCGATCACGCAAAAGAGTACTTGATCAAAGAAGGCAGCGACCTCGATTATGGTGCCCGTCCGCTTCGTCGCGCGATTGAGCAACGTATCGAAGATCCGTTGAGCGAAGAACTGCTTCAAGGCACGTTCGAAGGTAAGGATACCATCGTCGTCACTGCGATCTTGAACAACAAAGACGGTGACCTTATTGATCCGTCGAAGGTCACTTCAGACGAAAAGACCGGACGCCTTGTCGACGAGAACGGCGACCGGGTTAAGATCGTTCGCTTGGATTTCCAAAGTGAAACTCGCGGATTGCCTGAACCCGAACCCGTCGCTGCGGGTGAGGACTCGAAGTAGCCTCACTGGTTCGTTCTGCTAAAATCAACAACGCCAAGGTGCTTTCACCTTGGCGTTTTTTTGTATTCAGTGTTCCGTAACCGATGTGTCAGTCCCCATTATCACGATGCGATTCTCGGTGCTGGTACTTCGCAATGAATTGACGACTACCTAGCGAATTTTACCATGCATAGAACGCTGCTTTTGACGTTGATCGTGATCTCATCTACTGCCTTGGCCAACGAACCGGCGAATCGCAAACACTTGCAAACTGAGCGTCGCGATGCCGCACTTGAATCGATCACGGCGCGACTGGATTCGAACTCTTCGTCAAACATGTTGGCGGTATTGGGCGATGCGCAACTACGTGCGGGAAAGTACGACGAAGCCGTCAATACCTTCGAGCGGGTAATCACAGCCGACCCCGAATCCGAACCGCACCTTTGGCAATACGGAATCGCTCTCTTCTTTGCGCAGCGATACGCTGACGGAAAGCAACTTTTCGAAAAGCACCGCATCGTCAATCCTCACGATGTCGAAAATGCGGCATGGCACTTCTTATGCGTCGCCAAAGCATCCGATGTCGAACAAGCCAGAAAGATTCTGTTGCCAGCACCTGATGACCGGAGAGCTCCGATGAAAGAAATCCTTGAGCGTTTGCCCGGCGGAAGCGACCAAGCCATTGTCGATCGGATGAATCAGTTGCATGACGTCAACGCATCCTTTTATGGAAACCTTTACATCGGGCTGATCGCCGATGCCGAAGGCGATAAGGATACAGCCAAAAGATACATACGCCTTGCCGCCGAAACTCCGCTGTCGCATTACATGGCCGACGTCGCACGAGTCTATGACCAGTGGTTGGAAGACAAATAGGCTCCGCTGCCATTCCGCATCGACGACCTCTGTTGACGATAGGCTCGATGCCGCTTTCAGATACTTGACTGCATTGCTGATATACTTATCCGTCACCTTGGAAACTAATGTGACGGAGGTGCCAAAGCTCATTAGTGATTCACTCGACCACACAGGATCGCGAATCAATGCAGAATCGACTGGATCAAAAATCACTCGGCGTAAGCAAGTTAAATGGAGGTTTGGGTGTCGCAGCTTTGGTTGCAGTAGCCTGCGTCAGCATGCACTCGCTTATTGCCCATGCACAATCGAACGCAGGATCGCCACCCACCGGTCCCAGCGTCGAAGCATCGGCCGCTGCATTCAAGACCGATGGTCCGGTTCGAGTCGAAATCGCTGCTGCGGAACCCCAGGTGGTCGATCCGGTCGCGTTGCGATTTGACGTTCGTGGACGCATGTGGGTGATCGAGATGCGAGACTACCCAACGGGCCCCGCTCCAGGTGAAGATTTTGATGGTCGTATCAAAGTGCTCACCGACAACGATTCCGACGGTGTGTTTGAAACTGCAACGACGTTTGCCGACGGCTTAGTATTCCCCACGGGATTACAACCATGGCGTGAGGGAGTGATCGTTACTGTCGCCGGCAAGATTCAATTCATGATCGACACCGACGGCGATGGTCGTTGCGACAAGACCGAAGTTTGGTTCGAAGGATTCAGTGAAGACAACGAGCAACTACGAGCGAATCATCCGACTCTTGGGCCTGACGGAATCGTTTACGTGGCCAATGGGCTTCGTGGCGGTAAGGTAAGATCGGCCAACGCGAAATGGCCTGTTCGTGATACCGCGATTGATCTTAGCGGAAAGGACTTTGCGTTTAATCCCGACGGTGGCTTCTATGGCGCGGTGGCGGGCAACAGCCAGTTTGGGTTGACGATCGATGACTTCGGAAATCGCGTTGGATGTAGCAACCGGAATCCAGCGATCGAAACATTGTTAACGCTTAATGAGTTGGCTGACGATCGTTGGTCGGGACCGTCCGATGCACTGCACAATATCAGCAAGGTTGGTCCAGAATCTAAAGTGGTACCAATTGCCAAAGCGTGGACAACGAGCCACACCCATGAAGGCCAATTCAGTGCTGCGTGTGGTGTGACGATCGGGCTGGGAACAGCGTTGCCGGAAGGTTGGCAAAATGATCTGGTCGTCTGTGAGCCAACGTCTTACGCGGTCCAGCGGCAACAATTTGTAGATTCGAACGAAGGTAGGCGTGCGGAGCGTATTGATGCCGCAGGAGAAATGCTAGCCAGCAGCGATACTTGGTTTCGTCCCGTCGATACGACCGTGGGGCCCGATGGCGGGCTGTACATCGTCGATATGTGCCGCGCTGTCATTGAACATCCCGCTTGGGCGCCGACCGAACTCAAGGAACGCGAAGATGAACGTTGGGGGAACGCGCGGGGCCGGATATGGCGGTTGGTGGGAACCAACACATCAGCGACCAAGTCTGTCACCGTGCCGAGCGATGTCGCGAGTTGGACCGAGTGGTTGTGGCATCCCAACACATGGCAACGTCAAATGGCATCGCAGGTTCTTATCGATGAACGTTCGGAACTGCTGATCCCATTGCTTCTCGATCAACTTAAAGTCTCAACAGCAAGCTTAGCTTCATCAAGCCGCGCCGGTGGTGACGCGAGAGCGATTGCGTTGTTGGCGCGACGTGGTGCATTGACTCTTGAAATCTTGTCATCGTTCTTAGAGCATGCATCAGTCGAGTTGCGATGTCTTGTCATCAACCAAGTTCGTCGCATCAATCTCAACAGCAGGATCGACTCACTTTCCCAAGATCAATGGCTTCCCCGTTGGCTTTCGGATCCATCGCCGCGTATTCGTTTCGCAGCCATCGGATTAGCTGGTGATTGGATTTATCAATCGCCCACCAACGCAGATGTCGGTGACATTGCGAAGCTCATTGCACTGACGCCTCATCACGTCGCGATGACGCCTCACTTAACGAAACGCTTGGCTACTTTGTCACCGGACGTTGCTGCACAGGTCTTGATCGCCTACATGGATCTAGACCTGCCACAACCAGCGACCACTCAATCGCGAGACTGGGTCTTTCAAACTGCGCGCCGCGCTGCTTGGGGCGACGGATTTGGGGACGCGAGTAGTACAACCAAGGACCTGGAATCCCAACGACACGCTGAATCGGAGTTTGTCGACGCAAACGACGCGCGCCTGGCAGATGCTACCTTTCTCACTGCGGGATGGTGTCAAGGACATCTTGCCGCTCGCAGATCCCCATCAGAACAATTGTCTAAGCTTGGCCGTTCAATCGCCGCAAAATGGATTCTGCTAGCCAAACACCAATCCATAGGCATCGCATCTGATCCCGCGAAACCAATTGCCCTTCGAATGGCCGCGATCGACGTTGTCGAAGGATTTGAACTTCCGCGTGGTGATCTGTACGAGACGCTTCTAACTGGCAATAGTGCTTCGACGTTGCAGTTGAAAGTACTTCCGTGGCTATTGAAACATCATCAAGAAACAACGTTGCGTTGGATTGCCGAGAACGTGACGGGCATTGATCCGGAACTGCGTTTGAGTGTCATTGAGCAAATGACTCGCAACGATGAGATGGCTCTAACGCTTTTAACTTGGCTTGAGAGCGGTAGTTTACCAGCGACATTCGTTTCGCTTTCCCAAGCGGATCGTCTGACTCAGTTTAAGAACGATGATGTCGCAAGCCGAGCGAGCGAGATATTTCAGGCAGCTCGTAAAGATCGCTTGTCCGTAATCGCCGATTATCAGCGGTCGCTTAGCGGTACAGCCGACTTGGCGAATGGCAAGGCGTTGTTCGTTCAACACTGCGCGACTTGCCACCGAATCGGAGCCGTCGGAGTCGAAGTTGGACCAGACATCTCGGACAGTCGCACCAAGACTCCGGCGTCGTTGTTGACCGCGATCTTGGACCCCAGTGCTGCCGTGGACGCGGGATTCTTGGGCTATCAAGTCTTGTTGGTCGATGGTGTCGCTCATACGGGCTCATTAGTTTCACAATCCGACCAACATGTTTCGTTGATGTTGGCGGGTGGTGATACAAAGGTCTTTGATCGCGATGATATCGACCAACTGAGGTCCACAGGCATTTCGCTGATGCCCGAAGGTTTCGAACGAAACCTTTCCATTGTCCAAATGCGTCACTTGATTGGCTATTTAAAAGGATGGCGTTATCTCGGTCAGGGTGAAACAACGCTTGCGCTGGACAACCTTTGATCGCTCACTAGTGCTCGCGATCGCTTACTGCACGAGTTTCGAGAATCTCGTATTCGTTCGACGTCGCCAAATGAATCCGTCTAGCACGTAGTGTGTGATTTGAGGCACAGCAAGTAAGGGGACAAGGAAAAGTTGAACCGAGGTCAGGTCTAACGAACCGCCGAACAGCCATGTCCGTTCATGCCAGATTCCAGTGTCCCATAGCAGTTCTTCAAGATAGGCAAGAATCCAGATCACACCGAGAAACCGGACCAGGAAGCGGAGGTTCCCCGATCGCTCTCGAGGGCGGGCCTTCACCGAGTACCAATACACCAGAACCATGTAGGGGATCCCGTGAATGATCACGTTGGTCACGGTGAAAGCGTAATCAGAATCAAAAAGAATAATTCCTACGTACCAACACACTGCTGTCGTTAGCACGACGATGTCCTTGCCAGGATTGAATTGCTTTAGCGCGACTCCTTGGTAGATGGCTTTGCACGTGTACGCTGCCATGGCAGCCCAGTACATCGGCGCCGCGACGGTAGAGACGAAGTCTGGCAATTTCGCGAAGTCGCCTTCCAAGAACCAAAAAAACTTGCGAGGTAAATGCGTGTGCCAGTAGATGAGCGGGTAGACGGTAGCTAAGTAAATCGTCGTCGTGTCAATCCACTTTCCCCAACGGCCTGATTCGCCAGCGCGAGAACGATACAACGCCACCCAGCCGTATTGTTGACGAATAAAGTGAAACACTGCCAAATATGCGAGCAGTCGCCAAAACAGTGATGAGCTTTCGCTGTAGACCGCTATTCCCATCGCGAATGCCAGAATGGGCGTAAGACCATACAACCACGGTCGATTGACGAGCTCTTCGCGATCAAAGTAAACGCGAAACCCGGTTGAGTAAACGTGAGCGACGTCGATCATTAAGATCGCAACAATCCAAGTCCATTCCGGTGTCTCGCGATCAAGCAAACCCAGGGGCGCACCGATCGCAAGCAGTCCCAATGCGATGATCGCACTGCCTAGGAATGTGCAAAGATCGACCGATGGCGAAAACAACCACGGCAATGATTTTCCCGAGCAAGAATTATTGGACTCCGCCCTGCTCTCTTGTTCATAGTTTGACGCTAGGGTCATGACCTCGACGCCTTAGATGACGAAGTCCGTCGCATTAACTCACCGGCGACTTCGCTCGCGGCTCGAGTGCCGTGATCGAATGCTTCTTCCATCAATGGAATACCGCTTAGATCGGTTCCGGCGAAATGAATCGCACCTAAAGGACGAGCGGCTTCGCGACGACCTGGATGGTCGATGAAACCCACACCGGGTGTCACCATTGCGTGACCCCATCGCATCACGTCGATTCGATTGACCAGCGAACCAATGTCTGGATGAGCGACAAGCAAATCGCTCATTACGATATCCGACCAATGTTCCCAACCGAGCGAAAGAAGCTCTTTGCGAGAAAGTCTTCCGTCGGCAGCCGACATGGGGTAGTACCATGTCAGCACCGTTGAACCGTGGTCGTTTCCGGTTTGATGAGTGGACGTCACATAACCCAGTGAATTGCTACCGTAAATGACGTTGTCCCAGCACATGGGAAACCCGTGTTCTTGCGGCCGATCCGACAGATGCACATTCGCGACGACCCAGGCACTGTACTGAAAAGCCTTGCTCGCTTGCAAACGAGATGAGGGAAGATCAGAGATCAAGTGCGCAGCCATGTACTGCGGGGCTGCGAAGATCACTTGTTCACAGCGATGGGAATGCCATTGATTCGTCTTTACGTCGAGGGAGATGACCGTGACATCGCTCCCAGGGTTCTGTTCAACAGATGCGACGGCGTATCCCGATTGAATTCGATCGCCCGTATGATCGGCCAAGTGATGAACGATACGCCCGTTACCCTCTGGCCAGGTTATCACGGCTTGCGACTCTGAATCCTTTTCCCGTTGTCGCGCCGAAAAATAGAACAGACCGGCCCAAGCGCTCACTAATGATGGATTCACACCGTAGTCGTCGCGGCATGAGTAATCGACTAGCCATCGCAGTCGTTCGGATGTGAAACCATTCTCGTCCATCCACTGCGACATTGATTGCCGGTCCAATTTCATCGCTCGTGCATCGCGAGTCGTACGCGAAGTAGGAATCGTAAACAATCGTTGGCCCTGCTCGTCACGAGCGGAGACCCACTCATCTATCGCAGTCTGAAATCGGGCGAGCTGTTGCAAGTCTTCGTCGCTTGCACCTTGGCCGGGGTACAAGCCCTCATGCCAACGACCTTCAAAGAAAACGCGTTCCTCGGGATCGCGACAAAGGAACTGTTCACCGACGACCGGCTCGTCGTCATCACCGCCCGGTTCGATCACCTGCATCTCGCGAAACAACTCGATCAACGATCGGTTTTCGCGCATTGGCGTGGGAACATAGTGCGCTCCCCAAGGATAAGCGAACTTGCCACGTGAACCAGATTTCGCCGTCCCGCCCACGGCTTCTTCCAATTCCAACAACACAAAATCCTCGATCCCCTCGCGTCGAAGTTGCCAAGCCGCAGAGAGTCCCGCTATGCCACCACCAACAATCACAACACGGGTTCTATGCTCAAGCTTGCCGGTGGGAACATCCATCATGCGATCACGAAGACTGTGACCAATGGCGAAATTTGGATTCAGCAATTCGCCAGCAGGCACTTTAACATGACGATCGCAACCACCCATCGTCATGAATGACGAGCCAAGAATCGAAGCAATCAATTCGCGACGATTCAATGGTGTCATGGCTGGACGTTCCATTCACTCTCGTAGTACCGGACCAACACTTGATTGTTAAGTTGGTTGACCTCCGTTTCAACGCGACTCATATCGGCAGGTAGATCAAACAAATCGGACATTACTTCCTTGTTGAGAAACCGAAGTTCATCGATATCCGAAAGTACCGGTCGATCAAGTGGTTGATTGCGTGCTCGAGCGAGGCCGAATCCCCAAACGCCAAACGTCGGCACTGAAACTCGATACGGCAGAACCGTGAATCCCACCGATTCCATTGTTTGCAGCACGCACCAATAGGACTTTGGTGCCACCAATGGCGACGTGCACTGAATGCTTAAAACGGCGTCATCCTTCATTCGATCTGACAACATCCGAAAGAACCGACTTGTATAGAGTTTACCGATCGCAAATCCGTTGGGGTCGGGAAAGTCAATGATCACCGCGTCAAACTGCTGGCGGCACTCGCTAATCCACATGAACGCATCTCGGTTCACAACGGTGACGCGATTGTCATCATAGGCGTGATGGTTCAACTCTTTCATCGGAGGAAGACGGTTGGCCAAGTTTGTGATCGCCGGATCGATGTCGACCAATGTCACGGCCTTCACGGTCTCATACTTCAAGATCTCGCGAACAGCTAATCCGTCGCCACCGCCGAGCACCAGGACAATTTCAGGGTTTGGAATCGATGACATCGGTGGATGCACCAACGATTCGTGGTAGCGGTATTCATCGACAGAATTGAATTGCAAATGCCCATTGAGATGCAATTGAAAACCCCGGCTATTCTTGGTGACCACGATGCGTTGAAACGGCGTTTGTTCAGCGTAAACGATCGAACCAGAGAGCATATTTTCTTCGGACCAAGTCGTAATCGCATCGGATTTGATAATACCAATGACCAAAATACCGATCGCAAGCACGGCCCGTCCTCGCATGGCGCCTAGACCTCGTGGCGAAAGAATCGGTCGCAACAAGTAGGTCCCCCACAAACCGACTAGCGCATTGAGGATTCCAAACACTAACGACGTTCTCACCAAGCCTAGATAGGGCACCAGCAGAATAGGGAACATCAGCGATGCCAGCAGGGCTCCGATGTAATCAAACGTCAGAACTCGAGACACTAGGTCATTGAAGTCCAAATGTTCTTTTAAGATTCGCATCAGCAGCGGCAGTTCCAATCCCACCAATACACCGATTACGAACACTATTCCGAAAAGCAGAATGCGAAACCAGTCGATCCACGCGAACGCTACGAATAACAGCGGAGCTGAGGCGCCGCCGACCAAGGCGAGCGCCAATTCAACTTCGATGAATGTGCGAGCGAGTTTTTCTTCGACGTACTGCGATAACCAAGCACCCACACCAAGAGCAGACAGGTAGACACCAATTACCAGAGAAAACTGAGTAACCGAATCACCGAGTAGGTAGCTTGCAAGCGTGCCGGCAAGCAATTCATAGATCAACCCGCACGTGGCAATCGCCAGAACGTTAAGGTAAAGCAGAAACAGGGGGGCGCGATTCATAGAGCGAGCGATTAGCCCATGATTGCCGCGGCGATGATCAGAGAGATACCGATCACAATCGCGCTGACGATCATTGCCACCGCAGTATTGTGCTCTTCACCGATTTCTTTAATGATCGAAAACGGCGTTAGCTTCTCCATCAGCAGCAGCGACCCGAAGAATACGATCACGCCCACGAATGAGAAGATTAAAGCTGCGACCAAGTGTTGGCCAAGCATTTCCCAACTGGTACCGCTCGCTTGAACGACAACATCTTGCGCAAAAAACATTGCGACTGGCAAAGAAAACATTACTTACCTCCTCCATAGGAACCGCCATAAGAGCGTCCGGATGATGAATTATTGACGATGCCGAGGTCGGGTGCCTTCCAACCATACGCGGCAGCGAATGTGAACCAAATACAGACGGCTAATCCGAAGAACAAATACGTGTTGAAACAAATCGATTTAAAGCTCATGGCGCATCCTACTCGCTTGACCGATAGGGGCTGTAATCACTGTTTTCCCATCGTTTGACTTCATAGCTATACATGTAGATCAACGCGCCGATGGGAACGATCGAAACGAACAACAACGCGTAGAACATCATCCATGGGTCCACCGATGTCGTTCGTTTGAACATGCTACAGATCGAGAAAATACAAAAGATTGCCATGCCAAAGGCGGGCCACAGTAGAAAGAATCCAACACCCATCTCGGGTCGCGGTTGAATTGGTCCCACACCCCAGGATCGTCCTATGAATCCAACGCCGAAAGCCTTTTCAACCGTTTCGGGTTTTAGGTACGTGGAAAGCGTTAGGTTGATTTCTTGCGATCGACCAGTATCAGACGTTTCAAACGAAATCATTCTTGGTGGGGCAATGTAGTCTGCGGTCTGGACCTGCTCGCCCGCTTCTACTCGCCAATAGAATTCACCCAAGACATTTTGCACATAGGCAGTGCCCC from Rubripirellula amarantea encodes:
- a CDS encoding DUF350 domain-containing protein, coding for MFSLPVAMFFAQDVVVQASGTSWEMLGQHLVAALIFSFVGVIVFFGSLLLMEKLTPFSIIKEIGEEHNTAVAMIVSAIVIGISLIIAAAIMG
- a CDS encoding PVC-type heme-binding CxxCH protein, producing the protein MQNRLDQKSLGVSKLNGGLGVAALVAVACVSMHSLIAHAQSNAGSPPTGPSVEASAAAFKTDGPVRVEIAAAEPQVVDPVALRFDVRGRMWVIEMRDYPTGPAPGEDFDGRIKVLTDNDSDGVFETATTFADGLVFPTGLQPWREGVIVTVAGKIQFMIDTDGDGRCDKTEVWFEGFSEDNEQLRANHPTLGPDGIVYVANGLRGGKVRSANAKWPVRDTAIDLSGKDFAFNPDGGFYGAVAGNSQFGLTIDDFGNRVGCSNRNPAIETLLTLNELADDRWSGPSDALHNISKVGPESKVVPIAKAWTTSHTHEGQFSAACGVTIGLGTALPEGWQNDLVVCEPTSYAVQRQQFVDSNEGRRAERIDAAGEMLASSDTWFRPVDTTVGPDGGLYIVDMCRAVIEHPAWAPTELKEREDERWGNARGRIWRLVGTNTSATKSVTVPSDVASWTEWLWHPNTWQRQMASQVLIDERSELLIPLLLDQLKVSTASLASSSRAGGDARAIALLARRGALTLEILSSFLEHASVELRCLVINQVRRINLNSRIDSLSQDQWLPRWLSDPSPRIRFAAIGLAGDWIYQSPTNADVGDIAKLIALTPHHVAMTPHLTKRLATLSPDVAAQVLIAYMDLDLPQPATTQSRDWVFQTARRAAWGDGFGDASSTTKDLESQRHAESEFVDANDARLADATFLTAGWCQGHLAARRSPSEQLSKLGRSIAAKWILLAKHQSIGIASDPAKPIALRMAAIDVVEGFELPRGDLYETLLTGNSASTLQLKVLPWLLKHHQETTLRWIAENVTGIDPELRLSVIEQMTRNDEMALTLLTWLESGSLPATFVSLSQADRLTQFKNDDVASRASEIFQAARKDRLSVIADYQRSLSGTADLANGKALFVQHCATCHRIGAVGVEVGPDISDSRTKTPASLLTAILDPSAAVDAGFLGYQVLLVDGVAHTGSLVSQSDQHVSLMLAGGDTKVFDRDDIDQLRSTGISLMPEGFERNLSIVQMRHLIGYLKGWRYLGQGETTLALDNL
- a CDS encoding flavin monoamine oxidase family protein yields the protein MTPLNRRELIASILGSSFMTMGGCDRHVKVPAGELLNPNFAIGHSLRDRMMDVPTGKLEHRTRVVIVGGGIAGLSAAWQLRREGIEDFVLLELEEAVGGTAKSGSRGKFAYPWGAHYVPTPMRENRSLIELFREMQVIEPGGDDDEPVVGEQFLCRDPEERVFFEGRWHEGLYPGQGASDEDLQQLARFQTAIDEWVSARDEQGQRLFTIPTSRTTRDARAMKLDRQSMSQWMDENGFTSERLRWLVDYSCRDDYGVNPSLVSAWAGLFYFSARQREKDSESQAVITWPEGNGRIVHHLADHTGDRIQSGYAVASVEQNPGSDVTVISLDVKTNQWHSHRCEQVIFAAPQYMAAHLISDLPSSRLQASKAFQYSAWVVANVHLSDRPQEHGFPMCWDNVIYGSNSLGYVTSTHQTGNDHGSTVLTWYYPMSAADGRLSRKELLSLGWEHWSDIVMSDLLVAHPDIGSLVNRIDVMRWGHAMVTPGVGFIDHPGRREAARPLGAIHFAGTDLSGIPLMEEAFDHGTRAASEVAGELMRRTSSSKASRS
- a CDS encoding tetratricopeptide repeat protein codes for the protein MHRTLLLTLIVISSTALANEPANRKHLQTERRDAALESITARLDSNSSSNMLAVLGDAQLRAGKYDEAVNTFERVITADPESEPHLWQYGIALFFAQRYADGKQLFEKHRIVNPHDVENAAWHFLCVAKASDVEQARKILLPAPDDRRAPMKEILERLPGGSDQAIVDRMNQLHDVNASFYGNLYIGLIADAEGDKDTAKRYIRLAAETPLSHYMADVARVYDQWLEDK
- a CDS encoding polyamine aminopropyltransferase, yielding MNRAPLFLLYLNVLAIATCGLIYELLAGTLASYLLGDSVTQFSLVIGVYLSALGVGAWLSQYVEEKLARTFIEVELALALVGGASAPLLFVAFAWIDWFRILLFGIVFVIGVLVGLELPLLMRILKEHLDFNDLVSRVLTFDYIGALLASLMFPILLVPYLGLVRTSLVFGILNALVGLWGTYLLRPILSPRGLGAMRGRAVLAIGILVIGIIKSDAITTWSEENMLSGSIVYAEQTPFQRIVVTKNSRGFQLHLNGHLQFNSVDEYRYHESLVHPPMSSIPNPEIVLVLGGGDGLAVREILKYETVKAVTLVDIDPAITNLANRLPPMKELNHHAYDDNRVTVVNRDAFMWISECRQQFDAVIIDFPDPNGFAIGKLYTSRFFRMLSDRMKDDAVLSIQCTSPLVAPKSYWCVLQTMESVGFTVLPYRVSVPTFGVWGFGLARARNQPLDRPVLSDIDELRFLNKEVMSDLFDLPADMSRVETEVNQLNNQVLVRYYESEWNVQP